The DNA window GCTCGCCGAGCTGCGCGCGGCGGGCAAGGCGCTGCCCGAGGTCTGGCTGTACCGCGGCGCGTGGCAGGAGTGGCCGATCACCGAGGCCACCTGGCTCGTGCCGATGTCGCAGGAGGAGCTGAAGATCAAGATCCAGGCGATCTTCAAGCACCAGTCGCAGAAGGACTCGGCGCCGTTCCCGGGCCAGGACGAGCGTGAGTTCTGGCAGCGCGTGGAGCAGCGGAACAAGGAGACCGCCGCGACCCTCGACCGCCTCGGGCTGGCCGAGTACTTCGCGATGGAAGCCTACGTGCTCGCATGAGCTCGCGCTTCGGGCTCCTCGACCTGCTGGTCCTGATCGCGTACCTGGCCGGCACCACGGGCCTCGGGATCTGGATCGGCCGCAAGCAGAAGGACGCGAAGGACTACTTCGTCGCCGACCGCGCGATCCCGTGGTGGGCGGTGCTGTTCTCCATCGTCGCCAGCGAGACGAGCGCGCTGACGTTCATCAGCATCCCGGGCCTCGCCTACCTCGGCAACCTCGGGTTCCTGCAGGTCGTGGCCGGCTACATCATCGGCCGCATCGTCGTCTCCTACACGCTGCTGCCGCGCTACTTCGAGGGCGACCTCGTGACCGCGTACGCGTTGCTCGAGCGCCGGTTCGGGCTCGGTGCGCGGCGCTTCACGTCCATCGTCTTCATGGTCACGCGCGCCATCGCCGACTCGGTGCGCGTGTTCGCGACGGCGATCCCGGTGGCCCTGCTCATCGGGCCCGCGGTGCCGCGGGAGTACGTGATGCCGCTGGCGATCCTGATCCTCGGGCTGCTGACGGTCGTCTACACGTACAAGGGCGGGATGAAGGCCGTGGTGTGGACGGAGCTCGTGCAGGCGGGCGTCTACGTCCTCGGCGGGATCTCGGCGGTGGTGCTCCTCGGCCGCTCGGTGGCGGGCGGCTGGGGCAGCATCATCGACCAGGCGGGAGCGGCCGGGAAGCTGGTGGGGATCGACCTCTACACGGGGCTCGACCGCCCGCACACGATCTTCGCGGGGCTCATCGGCGGCGCCTTCCTGGCGATGGCGTCGCACGGCGCCGACCAGCTGATCGTGCAGCGGCTCCTGTCGTCCCGGAACCTGAAGGAGGCGCAGCGCGCGCTCATCGGCAGCGGCTTCGTCGTGTTCGTGCAGTTCACGCTCTTCCTGATGGTCGGCATCGGGCTCTGGGTCCTCTACGGCGGGCGCGAGTTCCCCGCCGCCGACCAGATCTTCCCGAGCTTCATCGTCGAGCGCATGCCGCCTGGCCTGCTGGGGCTGATCCTGGCCGCGATCGTGGCGGCGACGATGAGCACGCACTCGGGCACGATCAACTCGCTCGCCGCGGCAACGACGCACGACATC is part of the Roseisolibacter agri genome and encodes:
- a CDS encoding sodium:solute symporter, with translation MSSRFGLLDLLVLIAYLAGTTGLGIWIGRKQKDAKDYFVADRAIPWWAVLFSIVASETSALTFISIPGLAYLGNLGFLQVVAGYIIGRIVVSYTLLPRYFEGDLVTAYALLERRFGLGARRFTSIVFMVTRAIADSVRVFATAIPVALLIGPAVPREYVMPLAILILGLLTVVYTYKGGMKAVVWTELVQAGVYVLGGISAVVLLGRSVAGGWGSIIDQAGAAGKLVGIDLYTGLDRPHTIFAGLIGGAFLAMASHGADQLIVQRLLSSRNLKEAQRALIGSGFVVFVQFTLFLMVGIGLWVLYGGREFPAADQIFPSFIVERMPPGLLGLILAAIVAATMSTHSGTINSLAAATTHDIYLPLTKRSPDDPRTLKMGKLFALVWGLGLTFGALLYPNDPKLPVVVVALAIASFTYGGLLGAFFLGIFWKRAIQRDMILGMSVGLFCMAFIVFAGQIARVAPGLAPTLLPLSKIAWPWYVLIGTSITLATGILSSLTHPAPTTDPMAMPARRAA